A section of the Pseudomonas tritici genome encodes:
- the rplS gene encoding 50S ribosomal protein L19: MTNKIILALEAEQMTKEIPTFAPGDTIVVQVKVKEGDRSRLQAFEGVVIAKRNRGVNSAFTVRKISNGVGVERTFQTYSPQIDSMAVKRRGDVRKAKLYYLRDLSGKAARIKEKLA, encoded by the coding sequence ATGACTAACAAAATCATCCTTGCACTCGAAGCAGAGCAGATGACCAAAGAGATCCCTACCTTTGCCCCGGGCGACACTATTGTCGTTCAGGTGAAAGTGAAGGAAGGCGACCGTTCGCGTCTGCAAGCGTTCGAAGGCGTGGTAATTGCCAAGCGTAACCGTGGTGTGAACAGTGCTTTCACTGTTCGTAAAATCTCCAACGGTGTTGGCGTAGAGCGTACTTTCCAGACCTACAGCCCGCAAATCGACAGCATGGCCGTCAAGCGTCGCGGTGACGTACGTAAAGCCAAGCTGTACTACCTGCGTGACCTGTCCGGTAAAGCAGCTCGCATCAAGGAAAAACTGGCTTAA
- the trmD gene encoding tRNA (guanosine(37)-N1)-methyltransferase TrmD has protein sequence MGCGLLSVANLRIEVISLFPEMFSAISEYGITSRAVKQGLLQLTCWNPRDYTTDRHHTVDDRPFGGGPGMVMKIKPLEDALAQAKAAAGEKAKVIYLSPQGRQLKQAGVRELANEEALILIAGRYEGIDERFIEAHVDEEWSIGDYVLSGGELPAMVLIDAVTRLLPGALGHADSAEEDSFTDGLLDCPHYTRPEVYADQRVPDVLLSGNHAHIRRWRLQQSLGRTYERRADLLDSRSLSGEEKKLLEEYILARDDS, from the coding sequence ATGGGATGCGGACTTCTAAGCGTGGCTAATCTGCGCATTGAAGTGATCAGTTTGTTTCCCGAGATGTTTTCCGCTATCAGCGAGTACGGCATCACCAGTCGGGCGGTGAAACAGGGGCTGTTGCAGCTTACCTGTTGGAACCCGCGAGACTACACGACGGATCGACATCACACTGTGGATGACCGCCCATTTGGCGGTGGCCCGGGCATGGTGATGAAGATCAAGCCCCTGGAAGACGCGTTGGCTCAGGCCAAGGCCGCCGCCGGGGAGAAGGCGAAGGTAATTTACCTGTCCCCTCAAGGCCGTCAGCTGAAACAGGCAGGGGTCCGCGAACTGGCGAATGAGGAAGCACTGATCCTGATTGCCGGTCGCTATGAAGGCATTGACGAGCGTTTTATTGAAGCTCATGTCGATGAAGAGTGGTCGATTGGGGACTATGTCCTGTCTGGCGGCGAGCTGCCGGCGATGGTCCTGATAGATGCGGTTACACGACTGCTGCCTGGAGCTTTAGGGCATGCGGACTCCGCGGAGGAAGATTCCTTCACGGATGGTTTGCTGGATTGCCCGCACTACACCCGACCGGAGGTGTATGCGGATCAGCGTGTTCCCGACGTATTGCTAAGTGGCAATCACGCACACATCCGGCGTTGGCGTTTACAGCAGTCCCTTGGTCGGACCTATGAACGACGCGCCGATCTTCTGGATAGCCGCTCGCTTTCTGGAGAAGAGAAGAAGCTGCTCGAGGAATACATCCTCGCGCGGGACGATAGTTAA
- the rimM gene encoding ribosome maturation factor RimM (Essential for efficient processing of 16S rRNA), protein MNATPAVADDLIVIGKIYSVHGVRGEVKVYSFTDPTENLLQYKTWTLKREGSVKQVELVSGRGSDKFLVAKLKGLDDREEARLLAGYEICVPRNLFPELTDGEYYWYQLEGLKVIDQLGQLFGKIDHLLETGANDVMVVKPCAGSLDDRERLLPYTEQCVLAIDLAAGEMKVEWDADF, encoded by the coding sequence ATGAACGCGACGCCAGCTGTTGCTGATGATTTGATCGTTATCGGCAAGATTTACTCTGTTCATGGCGTTCGCGGCGAAGTGAAGGTGTATTCCTTTACTGATCCGACTGAAAACCTGTTGCAGTACAAAACCTGGACGCTCAAGCGCGAAGGTAGTGTGAAACAGGTCGAGCTGGTCAGTGGACGCGGGAGCGATAAGTTCCTGGTCGCAAAGCTCAAGGGTCTTGATGACCGTGAAGAAGCTCGTCTTCTGGCCGGTTATGAGATCTGCGTGCCGCGCAACCTGTTCCCTGAATTGACCGACGGCGAGTACTACTGGTACCAGCTGGAAGGTCTGAAGGTTATTGATCAACTCGGGCAATTGTTCGGGAAAATCGATCATCTTCTGGAAACCGGCGCCAATGATGTAATGGTGGTCAAGCCTTGCGCTGGCAGCCTGGATGATCGCGAACGCTTGTTGCCCTATACAGAGCAATGCGTGTTGGCCATCGATCTGGCCGCGGGCGAGATGAAGGTGGAATGGGATGCGGACTTCTAA
- the rpsP gene encoding 30S ribosomal protein S16: MLTIRLALGGSKKRPFYHLTVTDSRNPRDGSHKEQVGFFNPVARGQEVRLSVNQERVAYWLSVGAQPSERVAKLLKDSAKAAA, translated from the coding sequence ATGCTAACAATCCGTCTTGCCCTTGGCGGCTCCAAAAAGCGCCCGTTTTACCACTTGACCGTAACCGACAGCCGCAACCCGCGCGACGGTTCGCACAAGGAACAGGTTGGTTTCTTCAACCCTGTTGCTCGTGGTCAAGAAGTTCGTCTGTCCGTGAACCAAGAGCGCGTAGCCTACTGGCTGAGCGTGGGTGCACAGCCATCCGAGCGCGTTGCAAAGTTGTTGAAGGACTCGGCTAAGGCCGCAGCCTGA
- the ffh gene encoding signal recognition particle protein has product MFENLTDRLSQTLRHVTGKAKLTEDNIKDTLREVRMALLEADVALPVVKDFVNSVKERAVGTEVSRSLTPGQAFVKIVQAELESLMGAANEDLNLSAVPPAVVLMAGLQGAGKTTTAGKLARFLKERKKKSVMVVSADVYRPAAIKQLEMLAGEVGVTFFPSDLSQKPVDIANAAIKEAKLKFIDVVIVDTAGRLHIDEEMMGEIKALHAAINPVETLFVVDAMTGQDAANTAKAFGDALPLTGVILTKVDGDARGGAALSVRAITGKPIKFIGMGEKSEALEPFHPERIASRILGMGDVLSLIEQAEATLDKDKADKLAKKLKKGKGFDLEDFRDQLQQMKNMGGLGGLMDKLPNIGGVNLAQMGNAQGAAEKQFKQMEAIINSMTPAERRDPELISGSRKRRIAMGSGTQVQDIGRLIKQHKQMQKMMKKFSAKGGMAKMMRGMGGMLPGGGMPKM; this is encoded by the coding sequence ATGTTTGAAAACCTGACTGACCGTCTCTCGCAGACGCTGCGCCATGTCACCGGCAAGGCCAAGCTGACCGAGGACAATATTAAAGACACCCTGCGTGAAGTGCGCATGGCGTTGCTGGAAGCCGACGTGGCTTTGCCGGTGGTGAAGGACTTCGTCAACTCGGTCAAAGAGCGCGCGGTAGGCACCGAAGTGTCCCGCAGCCTCACGCCGGGCCAGGCCTTTGTGAAGATCGTCCAGGCCGAGCTCGAAAGCCTGATGGGCGCGGCCAACGAAGACTTGAACCTGAGCGCCGTGCCGCCGGCCGTCGTATTGATGGCCGGTTTGCAGGGCGCGGGTAAAACCACCACCGCCGGCAAGCTGGCGCGCTTCCTTAAAGAGCGCAAGAAGAAGTCCGTCATGGTGGTGTCGGCCGACGTGTACCGTCCGGCGGCCATCAAGCAGTTGGAAATGCTCGCCGGCGAAGTCGGTGTGACCTTCTTCCCGTCCGACCTGAGCCAGAAGCCGGTCGACATCGCCAACGCAGCTATTAAAGAAGCCAAGCTGAAGTTCATCGACGTGGTCATCGTCGATACCGCCGGTCGCCTGCACATCGATGAAGAGATGATGGGCGAGATCAAGGCGTTGCACGCCGCGATCAACCCGGTCGAGACGCTGTTCGTGGTCGATGCCATGACCGGCCAGGATGCGGCCAACACCGCCAAGGCATTTGGTGACGCACTGCCGCTGACCGGCGTGATCCTGACCAAGGTCGACGGCGATGCCCGTGGCGGTGCTGCGCTGTCAGTACGTGCCATCACCGGCAAGCCGATCAAGTTCATCGGTATGGGCGAGAAGAGCGAAGCGCTCGAGCCGTTCCACCCCGAGCGTATTGCCTCGCGAATCCTCGGCATGGGCGACGTGCTCAGCCTGATCGAGCAGGCCGAAGCCACGCTCGACAAGGACAAGGCCGATAAACTGGCCAAGAAGCTGAAGAAGGGCAAGGGCTTCGACCTCGAAGACTTCCGCGACCAGCTGCAACAGATGAAGAACATGGGCGGCCTCGGCGGCCTGATGGACAAGCTGCCAAACATCGGCGGTGTGAACCTGGCGCAAATGGGCAATGCCCAGGGCGCGGCAGAGAAGCAGTTCAAGCAGATGGAAGCCATCATCAACTCCATGACCCCGGCCGAGCGCCGCGACCCTGAGCTGATCAGCGGTTCGCGCAAGCGTCGGATCGCCATGGGGTCCGGCACCCAGGTGCAGGACATCGGTCGCTTGATCAAGCAACACAAGCAGATGCAGAAGATGATGAAGAAATTCTCCGCCAAGGGCGGTATGGCCAAGATGATGCGCGGCATGGGCGGCATGTTGCCCGGCGGCGGCATGCCTAAAATGTAA
- a CDS encoding cytochrome C assembly family protein, which yields MLPLSPSLLPSLAAAILYAAATLYQGTRLAQGTKADKRLLVGLGVLALLAHAASLFTHLMTPVGLGLDFFSAASLIAAAVIALTLLACYRIPVENLLVLLFPLGVLTVLLAQFAPTGTVQVIDEEPGILAHILLSILAYGMFTIAVFQSLLLLLQDHQLKHKHPSGLIKNFPPLQTMESLLFGFLWAGWTLLSLSLISGWLFVENLFAQHLVHKTLLACLAWVVFSVLLWGRNRLGWRGHKAIRWTLAGFCLLMLAYFGSKLVREYILHI from the coding sequence ATGCTCCCTTTGTCACCCAGTTTGCTACCCAGCCTCGCCGCCGCCATTTTGTATGCCGCTGCGACTCTCTATCAGGGCACTCGTCTGGCCCAAGGCACCAAGGCGGACAAACGCCTGCTGGTCGGCCTTGGCGTCCTAGCCCTGCTGGCTCACGCTGCCAGCCTGTTTACCCACCTGATGACCCCAGTCGGCCTGGGCCTGGATTTTTTCAGCGCCGCCAGCCTGATTGCGGCGGCCGTCATCGCGCTGACCCTGCTGGCCTGTTATCGGATTCCCGTCGAGAACCTGCTGGTGCTGCTATTCCCATTGGGCGTGCTGACGGTGCTGCTGGCGCAATTCGCGCCCACGGGTACGGTGCAGGTGATTGATGAAGAGCCGGGCATCCTCGCGCATATCCTGCTTTCCATCCTGGCCTACGGCATGTTCACCATTGCCGTCTTCCAATCCCTGCTCCTGCTGCTGCAGGACCACCAGCTCAAGCACAAGCACCCCTCAGGGCTGATCAAGAACTTCCCGCCGCTGCAAACCATGGAAAGCCTGCTGTTCGGCTTCCTCTGGGCTGGCTGGACGCTGTTGTCATTGTCGCTGATTTCCGGCTGGCTATTCGTCGAAAACCTGTTCGCCCAGCACCTGGTGCACAAGACGTTGCTGGCGTGCCTGGCATGGGTAGTGTTCAGCGTATTGCTGTGGGGCCGCAACCGCCTCGGCTGGCGTGGGCACAAGGCGATCCGCTGGACCCTGGCCGGTTTCTGCCTGCTGATGCTGGCCTATTTCGGCAGCAAGCTGGTCCGCGAATACATCCTGCACATCTGA
- a CDS encoding transporter associated domain-containing protein, with protein MDNLPLEPMLAVIALLVLWAALFTAIEAAQQHLLALRPGTRQGDKAAARLSFPRNSLILCNSLCRAAVVILCTLLAIYAWAQNGPWLGWMIACALLLIFADYLPRALAVRYPQAVLGFGNTLLGVPLKILYPLAWLLNGISLLLLRPFARQSGVVKKSDEPLPDHDDEPEPEADEDRTPGMPGIHALDNITVNDILVPRSEVDGINLDDSVEEIIEQLRTSERTRLPVFHSDINQVQAVLNTRQIQHLLPDASLTKEALLAACHEPYFVPESTPLQLQLLNFHKQQRRLGMVVDEYGEVLGIVTLEDILEEIVGEFESEQSADNPHIDAQPDGRYIIDGAASIRDLNKSLNWHLPSDGPKTLNGLVTEALETIPDCAVCLKIGRYRLEILETEDNRVSKVLIWHTSRMPVAA; from the coding sequence ATGGACAACTTGCCGCTGGAGCCGATGCTCGCAGTAATCGCCTTGCTGGTGTTATGGGCCGCGCTGTTTACCGCCATCGAAGCCGCGCAACAGCACTTGCTGGCCTTGCGCCCTGGTACACGCCAGGGTGACAAGGCTGCTGCCCGCCTGAGCTTCCCGCGTAACAGCCTGATCCTGTGCAACAGCCTGTGTCGCGCCGCGGTAGTCATTCTCTGCACCTTGCTGGCGATCTACGCCTGGGCGCAGAACGGACCTTGGCTGGGCTGGATGATTGCCTGCGCGCTCCTGCTGATATTCGCCGACTACCTGCCTCGTGCCCTCGCCGTTCGTTATCCGCAAGCGGTGTTGGGCTTCGGCAATACGCTTTTGGGCGTGCCGCTGAAAATCCTCTACCCCCTTGCCTGGCTGCTCAATGGCATCAGCCTGTTGCTGTTGCGTCCATTCGCACGTCAATCCGGCGTGGTGAAAAAGAGCGATGAACCGCTGCCCGACCACGACGACGAACCGGAACCGGAAGCCGACGAAGACCGCACCCCCGGGATGCCCGGCATCCACGCCCTGGACAACATCACGGTCAACGACATCCTGGTACCGCGCAGTGAAGTGGACGGCATCAACCTGGATGACTCAGTCGAAGAGATCATCGAGCAACTGCGCACCTCCGAGCGCACGCGCCTGCCGGTGTTCCACAGTGATATCAACCAGGTCCAGGCGGTGCTGAACACGCGACAGATCCAGCACCTGCTGCCCGACGCCAGCCTGACCAAGGAAGCGTTACTCGCCGCCTGCCACGAACCCTACTTCGTCCCCGAAAGTACGCCGCTGCAACTGCAACTGCTGAACTTCCACAAGCAACAGCGACGCCTCGGCATGGTGGTGGACGAGTACGGCGAAGTGCTGGGCATTGTCACCCTGGAAGATATCCTCGAAGAAATCGTCGGTGAGTTTGAGAGCGAACAGAGTGCCGACAACCCGCATATCGACGCGCAACCGGATGGCCGCTATATCATCGACGGTGCCGCCTCGATCCGCGACCTGAATAAGAGCCTGAACTGGCACCTGCCCAGCGACGGTCCAAAGACCCTCAATGGCCTGGTCACCGAAGCACTGGAGACCATCCCGGACTGCGCGGTGTGCCTGAAAATCGGGCGCTACCGCCTGGAAATCCTCGAGACCGAGGACAACCGCGTGAGCAAGGTGCTGATCTGGCATACCAGCAGGATGCCGGTGGCTGCCTAA
- a CDS encoding MFS transporter, whose amino-acid sequence MSTTYNEAAPAAPTNSTARVATASIVGTAIEFYDFYIYATAAALVIGPVFFPQTSGTAQMLASFLTFGIAFIARPLGSALFGHFGDRIGRKSTLVASLLLMGVCTTLIGLLPGYDSIGAWAPILLCVLRFGQGLGLGGEWGGAALLATENAPKGKRAWFGMFPQLGPSIGFLAANGLFLILAMSLNDEQFRSWGWRIPFILSAALVMVGLYARLKLHETPVFANAVAKEAPIKVPLVELFSQHWLPVLLGAASMVVCYALFYITTAFSLSYGVSTLGYSRETFLGLLCFAVLFMGLATPLAALASDRYGRRPVLIVGAILAILSGFTMEPLLTHGSTWAVALFLALELFLMGVTFAPMGAMLPELFPTRVRYTGASAAYNLGGIVGASAAPFFATKLVAMGGLSYVGGYVSAAALLSLIAVLCLKETRDNDLNKVA is encoded by the coding sequence ATGAGCACCACCTATAACGAGGCCGCGCCCGCCGCCCCGACCAACTCGACTGCACGGGTTGCCACCGCGAGCATTGTCGGCACCGCCATCGAGTTCTACGACTTCTATATCTACGCCACGGCTGCTGCGCTGGTGATCGGCCCGGTGTTCTTCCCGCAGACCTCCGGCACCGCGCAGATGCTGGCGTCGTTCCTGACCTTTGGCATCGCCTTTATCGCCCGCCCGCTGGGCTCGGCACTGTTCGGCCACTTCGGCGACCGCATTGGGCGTAAATCCACGCTGGTGGCCTCGCTGTTGCTGATGGGCGTGTGTACCACGCTGATCGGCTTATTGCCCGGTTATGACAGCATCGGCGCCTGGGCGCCGATCCTGTTGTGCGTGCTGCGTTTCGGCCAGGGCCTTGGCTTGGGCGGGGAATGGGGCGGCGCGGCACTGCTGGCGACCGAGAATGCGCCCAAGGGCAAGCGCGCCTGGTTCGGCATGTTCCCGCAACTGGGCCCTTCGATTGGCTTTCTCGCGGCTAACGGCTTGTTCTTGATCCTGGCGATGAGCCTGAACGACGAGCAGTTTCGTAGCTGGGGCTGGCGCATTCCGTTCATTCTCAGCGCTGCGCTGGTGATGGTGGGCCTGTATGCGCGCCTGAAGCTGCATGAAACGCCAGTCTTCGCCAACGCCGTGGCCAAAGAAGCCCCAATAAAAGTGCCGTTGGTGGAACTGTTCAGCCAGCATTGGCTGCCAGTATTGCTGGGCGCCGCGTCGATGGTGGTGTGTTATGCGTTGTTCTACATCACCACCGCGTTTTCGCTGAGCTACGGCGTTTCGACCTTGGGCTACAGCCGCGAGACCTTCCTTGGCTTGTTGTGCTTCGCAGTGCTGTTCATGGGCCTGGCCACGCCACTGGCGGCCCTGGCGAGTGATCGCTACGGGCGCAGGCCGGTGCTAATCGTCGGAGCGATCCTGGCGATCCTGTCGGGCTTCACCATGGAGCCGCTGCTGACCCACGGCTCGACCTGGGCGGTGGCGCTGTTCCTGGCCCTGGAGCTGTTCCTGATGGGCGTGACCTTCGCGCCGATGGGCGCCATGCTGCCGGAGTTGTTCCCGACGCGCGTGCGTTATACCGGCGCGTCGGCGGCGTATAACCTGGGTGGGATCGTGGGGGCTTCAGCGGCACCGTTCTTCGCGACCAAGCTGGTGGCGATGGGTGGGCTGAGTTATGTCGGTGGGTATGTGTCGGCGGCGGCGTTGCTCAGCTTGATTGCTGTGCTGTGCCTGAAAGAGACGCGGGATAATGATCTGAATAAGGTCGCCTGA